The genomic stretch caccagcgtagggccaccttcgggtgtactgttgtcgcatcttttcttttggactgctgtagacttgctctgaatttgtgtttcacttacgctagcacttgttttagtactttgtatgctagtttttaattattcgtactttttatattactactttattagcttccgcacgtgcacatggttacgtcaccttcgtgtgacggccagcacgccctgatcttggtcggggtgtgtcaggtcAGCTttgaaatccaacactataatccataaaccttaaatttatatttaaccgtcgtTTGTCATTTActctttattcttcttactaaatttcatttttaaaattttcttttttgaaaacatgatcatctagctgatgtaagaagatgaacggttcatATATTTGATATCACATTTCGATATTTATGGTAACTGAAGGatgagtcgatgtcatatagtttgtagaaactttataaacatcaaacaatattttcactaaccgtaaaTTCTGAATGTaatatcaacaatccaaaccgttcatcttcctgcctctaatagatcatgttttcaaaaaccaaaatctgaaaaaacaagttttgatgagagcaatgaagcgtaaatgtaaacaacaatcaacggttaaattttgatctatgatttatatgattatagtggcgaatttcgaagttaagttcttcatgaaagttgtaaatcTTGTCATTatgagcgtttatatattttttttctatattttttacacttctacattaattaaaaaactattaaagactttacttaattaatttatacCTATTTTGTTTCAGAAGCAATGGATGCTAGAGATTTAGATTCAGTAAACCTTAGTGATGAGGAGTCCGTGGAGATTATAATGGGAACAGAACGAGATCTTGGAAGCGAAAGTATAGACAATACAAATACAAGTATTGCAAAGAAAAAGGCTAGAGCAATCAATTTAGGTAAgcgaaaatatacttaaaagaaaaatgtgtttttatgttttggatgtgacaatatggtatatatatacttatttagtattatgtttttcatttgattatttattggtttaaaatatattttccttatgaaggattattttggaagatgacatgttcatttaagcaacatcattagcatgcaattaacaaattaaaggcggaatcatgctagcatgcacttaaaaacaaaacattacccataaatgttcaaagcctagtaaaatggtgaaccaataatcaactcaaaacaaagtgagttgaaatatatacctttgtagattcctctttgtatttaaacaaaggctaatcacccaaagagagggccttcattccttgcatcttagatctatggatttggatggatgaaaaaggtttctccaaagttcccaaaattgagaacctctaatgattcatcaccaaggcataatgaagaagaaatgagtgaccttggaggagtttgattgctagatgatccctccaaggtggccgaaattttagagagaaaggagagcttgtgttctcatcctttccccaaaaacaacccttaatgaattttaggctataaagtcctttatatagtcccttcaaataagtgacctaatggaccaaaagccttattcttctaacatggccggcctatagggtttatcgggctttcaagccctttgtttattcaagttgtcatacaacttgagttaatgggcttgacattcaaatcccattgggccttgcggcccaaaactaacccgaggtctttaacgaacttattcgtttgattaattaacatattaattaatcctagccttagataaataattaaaccatttaattattcttactcatctccgttgtttcttcaaactctaccttacttggtgaacgatccattaggttccttttagcgaggcagtgggcgattaaaactctttctaatcgattgtgaattgaaacttactttcaattctcccgttagtgataatacacttttagggcttccacaaaccatggttgacgcctagcagcatgtcatggttacccaagctaatcagaagaggtggagaacctattcagttttaggattacaaatgcaatacggtctttctctaatacaatactcttgaccacattgtttggtttgatagtttattcatgtctactatccaatgtgagtcttgtgcttatatgattaccttgaatgtgatttggaacacattcctaaatctcattcatactttggccaaagattcttaatcatatcatagagtattctccctcaaacagtttgaaggttagagatcccttgttgcgcattcacttgcctccatggctaagtggcttaaccccaacgatgtcgtggacaccctcctgatggagtgactttgacataatcaaagattaaggacctaaccacaagacaactgtgatgcctcaggtcaaaagactaatttgcattatcccaaccatgagttctcatgtgacatgaatatgagaactcttcgttgatcgtgttcagtgaactcattctctattgagcacctacgtacttgtcttgatgtcacacacaccaatgactcgagactagtcactctccctgagagaagacatagcacgtactgatcttaacggactgtcaatgcccaattgacaatcctatgatcaggaacgtttaggatgtgtcaacgaaagaatggtctcatgaatctaacttctttagatcgcattcttccaatcacatattccttggacttatcgtttaagcatataacatttatatgagacggctcaaacaataatctttgccctttacatttaaactacattagtttaactttgtgaaatgtccgtaaagtatcatcatatgattggttttagggcacatttccaacacctTAATGAGTAACAGGTCtggtcatattacctgttaatattatcgggTCGATTTTGGGTTAGGTCATTTTACtcgtttattttaacgggtgttacacgacacgacctaTTAAGATATCGAGTATGACACGAACACGAAAAAcatgacacgaatgccaggtctaatgagtcaattttatattatatatttaaccctattcttagtatattttggttgatattttggaagaattttgatactttgaattatatttctaatATAGGACATTCAACTTCCTCTGAAGCAAAATGTGgccaaatggatgaattttggagtaattctacTTGGAGGACATTTGAGATTCACTTGGCTTGATTGTaccaaaatatcagattttccCACCAAGTGATTAGTTTTTGGTGATAAAATAAATGAGCAATGTGTGatgctggaatagtgacgttttgggcttgacttgcgtttttggagcccaagatggcCTCGGATGGTTTCATGGCCTTCTAGAGATGTGTTCAAAACGTCCTGATCTTCAAAACAAGTAATTATGGGccggatttggaggagatttgaggctaaaacgtggctggacAAGTACTTGGCAGATTCTCCTAGTTTAATTAAGactttattttctaagatattttattattatttagtttcctagttggaATAAAGGACCTATGTTTTAGGGTTTGTGCAATGGCTTAGCAAATATATTGCTTTTGCCGTTCTTAGTTTTGGCTACactttcttttatgcaactttggagATAGATAGTAATTgctagggttcttggagattttctactttaaggtgttttcattccttttattccaataatattttctataattttcaTTATGAATATGCATAACTAATTCTTTTTGCTAGGGCAAAGTCTTGAGCCTtaacatgaatatgtaatttttatttaattgcttatgattgattgcatgcacactttgaattattaatcaccgtgattaaaactatccaattgtcttaatgcctgtTCACCATTAgaatctttagaaaagtaatttgatgcaattttggtcggaaggttccctgaaattggcgctagcttcttgtgattaataattgtaatttcacttaggatgaacacCACATcctaagggttgcatggtttttcaaagggttttcatgaagcataatgagtctctcatgttTGAATTTGATCCGAATGTTCGGACGGGTTGAAAGTTAGATATACGTtatatgttggaggttccaagtagaatatcaattaggaaaacctaaccttcaaagtggtatgtgtagatcataagtaatcggtaaaaatacataggattgctaggtgattGTGGAACCTTAGtgatttcttaatttgatttctccaaaacttttccttttctttcagcTTTAATATTgcagattgttttatttttattaattaatttcttttattaaattaggTCATGAAAATCAATTATCTCAAATATCTATTTTACAATAATTAGTTGGAATTTGGTTCATttcgaattatttaataatccctaTAGAGAACAACCTTGCGAGAtccgtttatactacaataaccttgtcattcttgcaagtattataGGAGTTATTAATCCGTTTGCGTGTGTAGTAAATTCCCTATCATCTACACAAGTCCCTTCCAAGGGTATTTCGACATGTGATTCCATTTTCACACTTTATTTCTTCAAATTCAACTGTTTTAGTGGAGCTTTTTCTAATGGTTTTGCTTAGGTACAGTTGTTATCGGAGATCTTGTTCTTCCTAATTTGAGCGACTACGACCCCACAAAGTAAatgtgagtgggtctttgcCTTCAAATATTATCATTATATAGTTTCTTTAAAAGCGTTTTGATTGTGTGTCATACCACGATTATACTTAAGAAATAATAAGTGTTTTattctttattatttaattattacatGTGAGTATAACTATGGTATGACTACACCCATTGCTTTATCTGCTCATTTTTACATGTATGTACAATGTTATGTTTATTTGTATAGTCCAGACCAAGAAGCAGCTTTCCATGTATGTTCATATACACCATTTACGTTCACTTTGGGACCAGAGTAGGTGCCAACCTGTTCCAAAGTGATTGTATGCCAACCTGTCCCAGAGTAGTTTTGCATTAGGCAACTGGGACCTGTATGCGAGTGCTTAGCCCCagcttcatgtgattgtagtactagaacGTAAATTTTACACCTAGCATGTTCATATAGTTAATTCTGCATGACTTGTGTGCTTACATGATTTGATGCGCATTAACTATGTGTTATTACTATTCTTTTTACTATGTTGTACACGTATCCTTAAATTACTACATATGTTGGGTACTTTACAATATATACTTATGATTATCGATAAACGCTGACCTACACCTGTGTTAATGTAGGTTCCTTTAATTGTTAAAATGTGTCCATCATTATGGGATGAGAACATTCTTCATTTTGTGCTGCACTCTTATCTAAGTTTTGACTCTTATACTTTGTAGTAAGGGTTCAAATCCTCTCACATTGCGTACTCTCACCTTAATTACTTTAAGTTAAATGTCAACTATATAATGGTCTACATCGTGTTATACAAGTTGCTTTTGGAGTTGCCATTCAAAATTTGAAGCACGAGATGCATCCTTCAAAATTCCCCGTGAAAATGCACGAGAAGGGAGCGCACCAAGTCACAAGCACGCGGAAGATCACAACCAAAAGTGCGTCACAAAGTTAAAAGAGGCGCCATGTGGCAATAAATGGCGCTCAAAGTCGTTCAACCAAACCAACTACTCCGGAGAAGAATCTACATCACACAAACTCAAAACCTCACTCTCCGCCAACAAAGGAGCACTGTACTAAAAGCCTAAATTCCCaaacaaaaatccaaatttttCACTCCACAAATCAAATTTCttggaaaaaatggaaaatttgtCATTATTATTGTTTCCCATATCTGCATTTCCATAATTTATTCATCAATCTTATCTTAACTAATTTGAAAATCTCTGCAATTTCTGAATGTGACCCCATTAATGGTGGTTGGATAAACTTTGTCCACAACCCAAGAAACCATTTCTCCCAAAATCCTCTCTCTTTTTGTTCTTTCCCTCCTTCTTCAAAAACCCAGAACAAAAGTTTGGATCCTTGGAGTTTGCAGGaacaaaaatgtcaaaaaaacCAGAGGACTCGAAAAAACCAGATGAAGTGTTCATTGGGTCGATTGACCAAGGCACCACCAGCACCAGATTCATAATCTACGACCGTTCGGCCCGCGCAATTGGCTCCCACCAGGTCGAGTTCACTCAGTTCTACCCGGAAGCCGGGTAAGCAAATGAATCAATCAATCGATCAAAGAGTCCATTTTTTCACTTTTGCTCTAGAATTGGATGATTTCTTTTTTCGGCAGGTGGGTTGAGCATGATGCGATGGAGATATTGGAGAGTGTGAGAGTTTGCATGGCGAAGGCGCTCGACAAGGCCACAGCTGATGGGCACAACGTGGACAGTGGGCTCAAGGCTATAGGGTTGACCAATCAGAGAGAGACAACTCTGGTTTGGAGCAAGTCCACTGGATGCCCTCTCTACAATGCTATTGTTTGGATGGATGTCCGTACCAGTTCTATTTGCAGGTACTCTGTTCCACTGTTTTTTCTTGTCTGCAATTGTTTAAATTTGAAATCAGGATCTGCAGATGCTCAGATTGTGATTTCTCGATTGGGTTCCTTAATTGGGTGCTTGCTGTTTTTGGACTTTGATGAATATTGATAGTGTTTTTGTTTGGCCATTGATAATTAAGATATAATCTGTACTGATTTTCTTGGATGATTTGAATGTTAGCTGGGTTTccaatattttcaattttggattCCTGCTCATTTGATGAGGTTATTTATATAGGAAATTGGAGTATGGATCCCAGAGTTTGATCCAATTGGAGCTTTGTCCCTAAACTATAAAACTGTTGGAAGTTCCATCCACGATTAAGGATTTAAAACAATAAGGTTGGAAGACCCATAAAAACTATATTGCTCCAATTTGTGACAAGTTCAGGGACCAATGTTCGAATCCTCGCTTATTTATATTATGAATTGGGTGTGAATATTTTTTATGCTTGATGCGTCccatgtttggttttttttagaaaatttcaATTCCCCTGCCTTTCATATCGTCATTTCAGAATTTGGAGCTGTCTTATGATTGTAAGTATTCCGGTTATTTTTCTAATAGAAAATTGGAGAAAGAATTATCCGGGGGAAGAACTCATTTTGCGGAAACATGCGGTTTGCCCATAAGCACCTATTTCAGTGCATTGAAGCTGCTCTGGTTGTTGGAAAATGTGGATAATGTGAAAGAAGCTGTGCAATCAGGGGATGCTCTCTTTGGAACCATAGACACTTGGTTAATCTGGAATTTAACCGGTGGTGTCAAGGGAGGGATACATGTCACTGATGTCTCAAATGCATCGCGGACTATGCTTATGAATCTCAAGACCCTTGAGTGGGATAGTACCATATTGAAAACCTTAAGAATTCCAGCTGAAATTCTTCCCAAAATTGTCAGTAACTCTGAGATTATTGGAAAAATTAACACAGGATGGCCAATTACTGGAATCCCAATCTCTGGATGTCTCGGTGATCAACATGCAGCAATGTTAGGGCAAGCTTGCAGGAGAGGAGAGGCCAAAAGCACTTATGGGACGGGCGCTTTCATTCTTCTCAACACTGGTGAAGAGATAATCCAGTCAACGCATGGGCTTCTAAGCACTATGGCATTCAAACTTGGCCCTAAAGCTTCGACAAATTATGCCCTAGAGGGATCGATTGCTATTGCTGGAGCTGCGGTTCAGTGGCTTAGAGACAGTCTTGGGATCATTAAGAGCGCGAGTGAGATTGAAGATTTGGCTTTACAGGTTGAGTCCACTGGTGGGGTTTATTTTGTGCCTGCCTTTAATGGATTATTTGCTCCATGGTGGCGTGATGATGCTCGTGGGGTTTGTATTGGTATTACAAGGTTTACAAACAAGGCTCACATTTGTCGAGCAGTGCTTGAGAGTATGTGCTTCCAGGTCAAAGATGTACTGGATTCAATGCACAAAGATGCAGGGGAGAAGGGAGAGGTTAAGAATGAGAAGGGAGAGTTCCTGCTGAGAGTGGATGGTGGTGCTACTGTTAATACCCTTCTAATGCAGATTCAGGTTCGGgccttttttcatattttttgctATAATTTGCAGTGTATAGctcaattttaatcaaatccaccaatttagccacatattctttccttttcatttttgttgtttctGCTCATGGTTTACCAGCCTTCTCTTTGTTCCCTCTTTAGTTTTTGAATCATCCGtggaaatatttgtttttttctgtCTATGATTTTAGCAACTGTGCTTTCGTTGGCGTTTTCTTTAGCTATGCTGTTCTCATGTCAAGAGAGACATTAGTTTTGTAATCTGAGAACTGACGGTGAAAATATGTATTGACATTTTCTCCAGCATGTCAGATTATGGAGAAGTTTaatctaatgatatttttttgtgCTTGTGTGCTCCATCTTCTAGCGTTGCGTGCCTTAGCAAGAAATGGAACTGTCAATAAACGTCTgtcatatttttgtattatggTATTAATATGAGGCACATAATCAATGCTTTCCGTTCATTCCTTTGCCAACAAACCATCCTCTGCTTTCCATAGAGAATTAGAGATATACTACTTACATAAAATGAAAACATGCCAAGATGACAAGTTTTGCTTTTACATAGTTAGTAAAGAGTCTTTGACTACATTTGTTTGTAGAAAGAAGTTCATATGGTTTCTTATCTTTTCTGTCAACAATTTTGCATTTGGCTGGAGTTCCACGAGAAATATATGTTTCACTCACCAGATTAAGTTTTATAATTGTTGTATTTGTTCATACTTTTTCTGCTACCAAACTTGTAAAAGGAGTAGAAAAGTAAGGAATAATAATGAAGTTTTAGAACAAAAGAGTTGCCTTATCTTTGCATCACCCCCCTTAACTACTTCAACCAAAGGCCAGTGGACatcatgtttattaaataattgtggttaatcttgtgttttttttttttgttatgaaatAAAGATCAGAAAAAAGAACCCGAGTGGCTAAATGCTCTTCCGCGTCTATTGTAAAAGCTTATTCATtttgttaatgattgaattttttcttcattttgttgTTCTGTAGGCGGACCTGTTGGGGAGCCCAGTGGTCAGACCAGCTGACATCGAGACAACAGCTCTTGGAGCAGCCTATGCTGCTGGATTAGCCGTTGGTGTTTGGAGCGAAAAGGAGATTTTCGCTAGTGAAGAGAGGACCAAGACTTCCACCATTTTCCGTCCAAAATTAGATGAAgagttgaggaagaagaagctggAATCCTGGTTCAAGGCTATATCAAGAACTTTTGACTTGGCTGATCTTTCACTTTGATGTACTCTTCTCACTTCCTTTTtatccttaaaagttttctgtCTTGCTTTCTTGCTTAATCGCAACTCGAGGATCAAATCTTTGTCTGCACCAAATGCAGGAATGTCTTGCCCCTGAAAATCTGCTGTTGACAATATATGGTTCGTTGGTTGATACGTTCTTCCATGTCCCTCCCAGTCGGCACGTTCAGAATTTGATTTGCTCAAAGCCATCCGATACTTTCTACTAGGGTAGCAATAATGCCATAGTTTGGCTTCAAAGTGGTGAACCGCATTTAGTGTTTCTTAATTAATACAGTAATGTGATACCTACACAAATTTCAGACACAACAAAGAAGAATATTTTCAAAGTCTCCTTTCGGACATTGCATTTAATTTCCAGAGAATAAAAAGCAGTCATTAGTctcaaaatttgtaattttggcAAAATACCCTTTGATTTGgggtattattttatttttatggaaaCTTTGATTTGGGGTATTTTGTTCAGGAGAAAACGTTTGAATGTGGGCTAGAATGGACTGCAACCAGCTTTTACATGTGGGCCGGACGGGGTGAGAATGATGTGTTCCGCTCAACTTGGAAATTTTCTCCCGCACATTTTTTACCCTCGGTGAGTTGTTGAGATTTAACTAAATGAGCCAAACCTTTTTCTAAAATAATGGGCAGGTGAGCCTTGCTCACCATCAACTGGCGACATGagacattgaaacttaaaaaaaaaatgctggATTATAAATCAACCAGAAGTAAAACATAATCTTTCGTTCTCCCCTTGTGGTTTACTACCTGAATACTCCTCTCAAATGAGACACCGTATTGAGGAAAAAAATATGATAATGATAATGACTTAGAGTCTAAGAAATTATACATACATAGAGATTTATGTTCTATGTACATAAAACATATTTATCCAATCATGCATAGAACTGTTTTATGTTTTATGTACATAAAACTCTAAGTCATAATGACTTAGACTCATTCATATAGACAATATGAGACTCATTCATCTTTATCCAATCACGCATGCATTCTAATCCTTGGGATAAATCATATTTATCCAAGGTTTAATCTAATCTCTagcaatttcaatttttataggACTCGATCGAGCCACCCACACTTGATCTTTTGACAAGCCCTCCTTCATAAAGACTCGGTCAAAATTTGTCTATTTATAAGTTGAAAGCCCATTGGCCTAAAGGTTGCCTACTAGGCTGAGGTTTGTGGCTCTCAGATCGACCCTATTCGGCCTAAACTATCATTTCAAGCCCAATTATTGCCCTTCGCTTCTAGAATCCTCAGCCAAGGACACTTGACCTTATGGTTTTTAAGAagcaaatattatttaaattgcCCATTATCTCCATTAAATGCCTCAATTCTAGTTTTGCCTCGACCAACACACCTTTCCATTAGTTTTCATGTGTCAAGCTCTTGTGATGACTCTTTGAATTTGGCTGCTCATGCGCCATAACTTCCAGACAGTTTAATCACTTAAAGGTCTCATTTGAATAACCGCTAATCTCCAAATTACCTCGTGCAACGTGAAAATTGGCTCAAGTTGTTTCGATTTTCCCTACTACAAATGATTGAATTTCTTGATTTCTTTAAGGCCAGAACAAATTGTATCTATTCTAACCTTGCCCACATAAAATCCAAAATCTATATTTTCCTTCAAAGCTTCGAAAACACAAAACCCCAATTCTTGAAGAATTTCAATTTCCTCAACCTATCCATTTCTTCTCCCTCGCTCGCAATGGCTCTTGATTAACCCAACTCTAATTTATGTGAGAAACTCTTAATTGAGCTATCAGCAATAGGTTCCGCCATTTACTTCATCACGAGATCTCTCATTACTTATGAATCTTCTATTCAGAACCTAGGTCCGCATATACAGACACCGTCCCTGAAACCATCATCGCGATGATGACAAACAACCTTCTTAGGTCATTTCTCAAAAGCAATGATTGAACAAAATGGAAATTCGCCATGCCTCATGCCGCTTGGCTATTAGTTTCATCAACCTAGCCTCTATGAGTTGAAAAAATGGAAAGATTCTCTGGTATTGCTTGGAAATGACCAGGCATCTATGATGCCATCAAAATCTTGAGTAACAAGATTGTCATGGACCAGGAATTTCTCATTGCTGCTATCAACTTTTGGTGCCCATCCTCCAACATGATGATTATGTTTCCTGGTACCATGGTGCCTATAGTGTTTGATGTTGTTGCATTTCTTGACACTCCTCTAACCGCCTCTAACCGTTT from Pyrus communis chromosome 7, drPyrComm1.1, whole genome shotgun sequence encodes the following:
- the LOC137739871 gene encoding glycerol kinase-like; this encodes MSKKPEDSKKPDEVFIGSIDQGTTSTRFIIYDRSARAIGSHQVEFTQFYPEAGWVEHDAMEILESVRVCMAKALDKATADGHNVDSGLKAIGLTNQRETTLVWSKSTGCPLYNAIVWMDVRTSSICRKLEKELSGGRTHFAETCGLPISTYFSALKLLWLLENVDNVKEAVQSGDALFGTIDTWLIWNLTGGVKGGIHVTDVSNASRTMLMNLKTLEWDSTILKTLRIPAEILPKIVSNSEIIGKINTGWPITGIPISGCLGDQHAAMLGQACRRGEAKSTYGTGAFILLNTGEEIIQSTHGLLSTMAFKLGPKASTNYALEGSIAIAGAAVQWLRDSLGIIKSASEIEDLALQVESTGGVYFVPAFNGLFAPWWRDDARGVCIGITRFTNKAHICRAVLESMCFQVKDVLDSMHKDAGEKGEVKNEKGEFLLRVDGGATVNTLLMQIQADLLGSPVVRPADIETTALGAAYAAGLAVGVWSEKEIFASEERTKTSTIFRPKLDEELRKKKLESWFKAISRTFDLADLSL